Proteins from a single region of Hordeum vulgare subsp. vulgare chromosome 6H, MorexV3_pseudomolecules_assembly, whole genome shotgun sequence:
- the LOC123402929 gene encoding protein RGF1 INDUCIBLE TRANSCRIPTION FACTOR 1 has product MHQQAMWKPAWLEALSTEKFFVACSFHEHAKKNEKNICCLDCCTSICPHCVATHRVHRLLQVRRYVYHDVVRLEDLEKLIDCSGVQSYTINSSKVVFLKKRPQNRQFKGSGNICTSCDRSLQEPYFYCSLDCKVEYILRKKKDLSAYLRPCKILQLGPDFFIPHDADDETTQSTLVDADEPMGSSDSDNLSAPYTNFVRKKRSGPYICARSANRVSDDDMATNMSRRKGVPQRSPLC; this is encoded by the exons ATG CATCAGCAGGCAATGTGGAAGCCAGCATGGTTAGAGGCCCTCAGCACAGAGAAGTTCTTTGTGGCATGCTCCTTCCATGAGCACgccaagaagaacgagaagaacatATGCTGCCTTGACTGCTGCACCAGCATCTGCCCACACTGTGTGGCGACACACCGTGTACACCGGCTCCTGCAGGTGCGGCGATATGTCTACCATGATGTCGTTCGGCTGGAGGACCTTGAGAAGCTTATTGACTGTTCCGGTGTTCAG TCATACACGATTAACAGCTCTAAGGTCGTTTTCCTGAAGAAGAGACCACAGAATAGGCAATTTAAGGGGTCAGGGAATATTTGCACCTCCTGCGACAGGAGCCTTCAAGAACCCTACTTCTACTGTTCTCTGGATTGCAAG GTTGAGTACATATTACGGAAGAAGAAAGACTTGTCAGCATACTTGCGTCCATGCAAGATCTTGCAGCTTGGTCCTGACTTCTTCATTCCTCATGACGCTGATGATGAGACGACCCAATCAACACTTGTTGATGCTGATGAGCCTATGGGATCATCAGACTCCGATAATTTGAGCGCACCATACACAAATTTTGTCCGGAAGAAGCGCAGCGGACCCTATATCTGTGCACGATCTGCAAACCGGGTCTCTGACGATGACATGGCCACAAACATGAGCAGAAGGAAAGGGGTGCCTCAACGATCACCTTTGtgctaa